Proteins encoded together in one Campylobacter concisus window:
- a CDS encoding lysozyme inhibitor LprI family protein, with protein sequence MKSLKLIVISTLLITSNLYSSEKIQPSFDCSKAKTRVEKLVCSDEVLSILDRDMQKAYDLMMGKYDLAYMNEEAKEEIKPYLEKLKQSQIEWVKHRDRYCNTEKDKEEFRRCVLNEYYNRIQSVVPSYNRRTGFSINDKNSTNDLCYNYFTQKFWMDSPKPVNKDNPPYGEDKEFYEKFIINALGKDIAARELNTTKNYYYTQLDGAPVGSYIMCVGIGGEEKDIYDLRSKTYKPYCVTLNGQFEDFLNGDYIRDGQKLKFGLKFKEIEETEEEFKRRGLDYEKDDSFSTEVYKKTIKNDTDDFSSVIYSTDKSYDANILSDGMVRILYASNLGWEKSKEKFGEHFLSSNSSDWPILIVADKFFFRVFTGEYANNLICRMPIQSRFKDRNDTKLIREYLDQFKEF encoded by the coding sequence ATGAAAAGTTTAAAACTTATTGTTATATCCACGCTACTCATTACATCAAACCTCTACTCAAGTGAAAAAATCCAGCCTAGCTTTGATTGTTCTAAAGCTAAAACAAGAGTAGAAAAGCTAGTATGTTCTGACGAAGTTCTCTCAATACTTGATAGAGATATGCAAAAAGCTTATGATCTAATGATGGGTAAATATGACCTTGCTTATATGAATGAAGAGGCCAAAGAGGAGATAAAGCCATATTTAGAAAAGCTAAAACAAAGTCAGATTGAGTGGGTTAAGCATAGAGATAGGTATTGCAACACAGAAAAAGATAAAGAAGAATTTAGAAGGTGTGTCCTTAATGAATATTATAATAGGATACAATCTGTAGTTCCAAGCTATAACAGAAGAACAGGTTTTTCAATAAACGATAAAAATAGCACAAATGATCTATGCTATAACTACTTTACTCAAAAATTCTGGATGGACTCCCCAAAGCCTGTAAATAAAGATAACCCACCTTATGGAGAAGATAAAGAGTTTTATGAGAAATTTATCATTAATGCTCTTGGCAAAGACATCGCAGCGAGGGAATTAAATACCACTAAAAATTATTACTACACACAACTTGATGGAGCTCCAGTTGGAAGTTACATCATGTGTGTAGGTATAGGCGGAGAAGAAAAAGATATATATGATCTAAGAAGTAAAACATATAAGCCTTATTGTGTAACATTAAATGGACAGTTCGAGGATTTTTTAAATGGGGATTATATAAGAGATGGTCAAAAACTAAAATTTGGACTTAAATTTAAAGAGATAGAAGAGACCGAAGAAGAGTTTAAAAGAAGAGGCTTAGACTACGAAAAAGATGATAGCTTTTCAACAGAGGTTTATAAAAAAACAATAAAAAATGATACAGATGATTTTAGTAGCGTAATATATAGTACCGATAAAAGCTATGATGCAAATATACTTTCTGATGGAATGGTAAGAATACTATATGCTTCAAATTTAGGCTGGGAAAAATCAAAAGAGAAATTCGGAGAACATTTTCTCTCAAGCAACTCTTCTGATTGGCCTATTCTTATAGTTGCTGATAAATTTTTCTTTAGGGTTTTTACAGGAGAATATGCTAATAATCTTATATGCAGAATGCCTATCCAAAGCAGGTTTAAAGATAGAAATGATACTAAGCTTATAAGAGAGTATCTTGATCAGTTTAAGGAGTTTTAA
- a CDS encoding hemagglutinin repeat-containing protein encodes MLKNNQISNSQKPSLLTIGLNFYVSLSLLLGTMPALANEPSIIADPGASNRPDILKAPNETLIINITNPDSKGVSINEYSRFNTPTTGTILNNSNKNIDTKIAGQIDANYRLNKEASLIINKVNSAEKSSLKGNLEVAGSRADVVIANPNGISVDGLNMINSSSLTLTTGNINKLSPKEIELISNNSIDIVGDGLNDKSSDYTNVISNAVNLNSNIHANELNIIGEKAVTSSKDRLYNDVKAKNQENSFSLDSSALGGMYANKIKLVGTSNGVGVNNNGLVIANNNIEISLDGDIVNAGAIASNKEAKIEAKTITNKDEALIAAKENLNIKAETLVNTSSQIYAKDINVEAKKLVNNSSSQARVEKSSFAKNLALKQSGENRFKLEEVNLKEIKAKIEAKFKKLGKELSEQELNAEILKEAISKDSTLYALNLHKDSYLYGTSTKVFANLRLDIDKNEVVLDTSKAKDREVLKRIYYSINKEILNEEDKANFIPGSIVASNDINLKTDELLNDKSFIYAGNDLVLDSKDITNVALNLRRDVSSFNEFKWKKQEWKGKRGKVFGKKRWVTKGGKGAVFNFSYTDVGLPAVFAAGNNIVGSTQDFSSYALNDDIKLANVDLDKFSEPIFNSPIIKNLNRRVKNQGYYYSLDSISSAYIANILDGLYEARNESISKFKNEAKDKNVKASALVMANNIELDAKGNISLAGSVVADNINLNSQNLNLNHLELNSKDLNLKANAANINSSEISAKNINVNANNISLDKESSQFSKASNLKADESLSLNAKENLNIAGGGLEADKINLSADNININAKEFAYSHSAKEKGVEFKQSIQTLNSANLDAKDINLNSKSNTQISSSNLRATNKLNIEAGNDIYVVGANTNESTETKEKSKGFFSKKESQLMAINQKVISSNLNAGDISLKAGGNAIVTGSNLSAKNDINIDANNIGLAPTAYKNDEARSSSKKSFGGLKSTLDMHSLDKTNLQGSSLSTSQGDINLNANNDISIISSDIKGGRNVNLNAGNNLSILAAKEQIKEKSVHKSSNINIISLLTYPGMLVASAIDPIGTGSNTYLFEQMFGDTLTQIYRSTYNEKGSLDALAKLSNISAAKELNLKANEATITANLSSKDDTNIKANSIEISNAENEHSSYEISKSKGINLPSTKDLANDQKPKPIKEFKYDTSTKTRVADAEYEKSTTDVASTKAISSNLVSDKNINLNANEEIGITGSNLIAKEDINLISKNANIDILNSTDTTDISKTLKQAKAALSITAQNEYVEVAPASLALIEAIKQLKKVKKEYDSYKHTRDDLKDKLHELKQAYKSKTPGIDGSDIEDLSDILENVNDEERYYKANIALAMANVEAKSLALVAQVAAAAKAASNWYTFGFSVGVAASVNGHKSKSNSNEVISNPSNLSANNIKIQTPNDTTITGSNLSANNLIDINTNNLNINSSKNTYTSESKDKSIGGTMRYTMYGGGGGSAGLNYSTSSSDTESLKNNNSHLYSAKDININTANDATIKGANLRADERLNLKVGNNLSLESVRDKYAYNERGYSVGVGIGFSSDKSPNSSFANPSSTKATSTNANFSRSSSNTITKQTVLSSITANELNVEVGKNTHLKGSLLAAGEYDKDNTFIDNHNLNLKTNTLSYENLSNTSYAKGTDFSIGANYILEDKNNKDSRSNNNQEDKFTGLKSIDLSNHRNLSYSLSKNLATLGSGNIEIADKENSDDLTRLNRDTTKLTKDLVNTSISSNVDGSMDLRVLTKSGQKDIAKEIVDANYGLKKLSEQMPDENSKNKIVSIMGKLLVYGSMVALDIIPTSYNNGGLFGQLVGSFGGKEIASDLISVFSKNSEKYELYKDKMVKLEDSKYFKTISPEKREELKKLSYFKDLYVSKEPLGIDVDTITHQNFGNGILNTPMEAIMNGLEQTGQIKKDGTRLAGNTIELTIKYNPTRGFFSDLLEAAQDKFSIGTSDMAKQVGSFISDVTKAAEEKRKKDNRVFAVNFAAHSQLNTLVYNGVKWGIDNELYRHLDGVKSSMKKGKGNPYTVSSFGSPVDVEKMRDVLEAAKIDIAGTFSNKDDFVAEGLGGNKDVNKKADMTDRINVLNIPKLFMDGSPHSSYVCQDYEKDGAICGVNFQ; translated from the coding sequence ATGCTAAAGAACAACCAAATTTCAAATTCACAAAAACCTAGCCTTTTAACCATAGGCTTAAATTTCTACGTAAGTCTCTCTTTGCTACTTGGCACTATGCCCGCCCTTGCAAATGAGCCAAGTATCATAGCTGACCCAGGCGCTAGCAACCGCCCTGATATATTAAAAGCTCCTAATGAGACGCTAATCATAAACATCACAAACCCTGATAGTAAGGGCGTATCTATAAATGAATATAGCAGGTTTAATACCCCAACCACTGGCACTATCCTTAATAACTCTAATAAAAATATAGACACAAAGATAGCTGGTCAGATAGATGCAAACTATAGGCTAAATAAAGAGGCAAGCCTTATTATTAACAAAGTAAATTCGGCTGAGAAATCATCTCTAAAAGGAAATTTAGAGGTTGCAGGTAGCAGAGCTGATGTGGTCATAGCAAACCCAAATGGCATAAGCGTAGATGGTCTAAATATGATCAACTCATCCTCACTCACACTAACAACAGGCAATATCAATAAACTAAGTCCTAAAGAGATAGAGCTAATATCTAATAACTCTATCGACATCGTAGGGGACGGCCTAAATGATAAGAGCAGTGACTATACTAATGTGATCTCAAATGCTGTAAATTTAAACTCAAATATCCACGCAAATGAGCTAAACATCATCGGTGAAAAGGCGGTTACTTCAAGTAAAGATAGACTTTACAACGACGTAAAAGCTAAAAACCAAGAAAACAGCTTTAGCCTAGATAGTAGCGCGCTTGGCGGCATGTATGCTAATAAGATAAAGCTAGTTGGCACAAGTAATGGTGTAGGTGTAAATAATAATGGCCTAGTAATAGCAAATAACAACATAGAGATAAGCCTTGATGGCGACATAGTTAATGCTGGTGCTATCGCTTCTAACAAAGAGGCTAAGATAGAGGCAAAGACTATAACAAACAAAGATGAAGCGCTAATAGCAGCCAAAGAGAACCTTAACATAAAAGCAGAGACTTTGGTAAATACTTCAAGCCAAATTTATGCTAAAGATATAAATGTAGAGGCTAAAAAGCTGGTAAATAACTCAAGCTCGCAGGCTAGGGTGGAGAAAAGCTCATTTGCTAAAAATTTAGCTCTAAAGCAAAGTGGCGAGAATAGATTTAAACTTGAAGAGGTAAATTTAAAAGAGATAAAAGCAAAGATAGAGGCTAAATTTAAAAAACTAGGCAAAGAGCTAAGCGAGCAGGAGCTAAATGCTGAAATTTTAAAAGAGGCTATAAGTAAAGATAGCACCCTTTATGCGCTAAATTTACACAAAGACTCATATCTATATGGCACATCGACAAAGGTATTTGCTAATCTAAGACTAGACATTGACAAAAACGAAGTAGTACTTGATACTAGCAAAGCAAAAGACCGCGAGGTGCTAAAGAGAATTTACTACTCTATAAACAAAGAAATTTTAAACGAAGAAGATAAAGCCAATTTCATCCCAGGTAGCATAGTAGCAAGCAATGATATAAATTTAAAAACAGATGAGCTACTAAATGATAAGAGCTTTATCTACGCAGGCAACGACCTCGTGCTTGATAGCAAAGATATAACAAATGTAGCGTTAAATTTAAGAAGAGATGTTAGCAGCTTTAACGAATTTAAGTGGAAAAAGCAAGAGTGGAAAGGTAAAAGAGGAAAAGTTTTTGGTAAAAAAAGATGGGTAACTAAAGGCGGCAAAGGTGCTGTATTTAACTTCTCATATACAGATGTTGGCCTTCCAGCAGTCTTTGCAGCTGGTAATAACATAGTAGGAAGCACACAGGATTTTTCAAGCTACGCACTAAATGACGATATAAAGCTAGCAAATGTTGATCTGGATAAATTCTCTGAGCCAATATTTAATAGCCCAATCATCAAAAACCTAAATAGAAGGGTGAAAAACCAAGGGTATTACTACAGCCTTGATAGTATAAGCTCAGCCTACATAGCAAATATCCTTGATGGCTTATATGAAGCAAGAAACGAGAGTATAAGTAAATTTAAAAATGAGGCAAAAGATAAAAACGTAAAAGCTTCAGCTCTGGTTATGGCTAATAACATAGAGCTAGACGCCAAAGGCAACATAAGTCTAGCTGGCAGCGTAGTGGCTGATAATATCAATCTAAACTCACAAAATTTAAACTTAAATCACCTAGAGCTAAACTCTAAAGATCTAAATTTAAAAGCGAACGCAGCAAATATCAACTCAAGTGAAATTTCAGCCAAAAATATAAATGTAAATGCAAATAATATAAGCTTAGACAAAGAGTCATCTCAGTTTAGCAAGGCTTCAAATCTAAAAGCAGACGAGAGCCTAAGCCTAAACGCTAAAGAAAATTTAAACATCGCTGGCGGAGGCTTAGAGGCTGATAAGATAAATTTAAGCGCAGATAATATTAATATAAACGCCAAAGAGTTTGCCTATAGCCATAGCGCAAAAGAAAAAGGCGTAGAATTTAAACAAAGCATCCAAACACTAAATAGCGCAAACCTAGACGCAAAAGATATAAATTTAAACTCTAAGTCAAACACGCAGATAAGCTCAAGCAACTTAAGAGCCACTAACAAGCTAAACATAGAAGCTGGAAATGATATATATGTAGTAGGTGCTAATACAAACGAGAGCACGGAGACTAAAGAGAAGTCAAAGGGCTTTTTCTCTAAAAAAGAGTCACAGCTAATGGCTATAAATCAAAAGGTCATCAGCTCAAATTTAAACGCAGGTGATATCAGTCTAAAGGCTGGTGGCAATGCAATAGTAACTGGCTCAAATTTAAGTGCTAAAAATGATATAAACATAGATGCAAATAATATAGGCTTAGCCCCAACAGCTTATAAAAATGATGAGGCAAGATCTAGTTCTAAGAAGTCATTTGGTGGATTAAAATCTACCCTTGATATGCACTCTCTTGATAAGACAAACTTACAAGGCTCATCTTTAAGCACTAGTCAAGGAGATATAAATTTAAATGCAAACAACGACATCTCTATAATATCTTCAGATATTAAAGGTGGTAGAAATGTAAATTTAAATGCTGGTAATAACTTGTCTATATTAGCAGCTAAAGAGCAAATAAAAGAAAAAAGCGTTCATAAGAGCTCAAACATTAATATAATCTCATTATTGACATACCCAGGCATGCTGGTAGCTTCTGCAATAGATCCTATTGGGACTGGTTCAAATACCTACTTGTTTGAGCAAATGTTTGGAGATACTCTGACTCAAATTTATCGCTCTACATATAACGAAAAGGGAAGTCTTGATGCGCTAGCGAAGCTTTCAAATATATCTGCAGCCAAAGAGCTCAATCTAAAAGCAAATGAAGCTACTATAACTGCAAATTTGTCAAGTAAAGATGATACTAATATAAAGGCAAATTCTATTGAGATATCAAATGCCGAAAACGAGCATAGTAGCTATGAGATATCTAAGAGCAAGGGTATAAATCTACCAAGCACCAAAGATCTTGCAAATGATCAAAAACCAAAACCTATAAAAGAATTTAAGTACGATACTAGCACTAAGACAAGAGTAGCAGACGCAGAGTATGAAAAATCTACCACCGATGTAGCATCAACTAAAGCTATATCGTCAAACCTTGTTTCAGATAAAAATATAAATTTAAATGCAAACGAAGAGATAGGTATCACTGGATCAAATTTGATCGCTAAAGAAGATATAAATCTAATAAGTAAAAATGCAAATATCGATATATTAAATAGCACTGACACTACTGATATATCTAAAACACTAAAACAAGCAAAAGCAGCTCTTTCTATCACTGCCCAAAACGAATACGTAGAGGTGGCTCCAGCTAGTCTTGCTTTGATAGAAGCTATAAAGCAGCTTAAAAAGGTAAAAAAAGAGTATGATAGCTATAAACACACTAGAGATGATCTAAAAGATAAACTACATGAGCTAAAACAAGCTTATAAAAGTAAAACTCCTGGCATAGATGGCTCAGATATAGAAGATCTATCAGATATCCTTGAAAATGTTAATGACGAAGAGAGATACTATAAGGCAAATATAGCTTTAGCTATGGCAAACGTAGAGGCTAAGAGCTTAGCTCTAGTAGCTCAAGTAGCAGCAGCTGCAAAGGCAGCATCTAACTGGTATACATTTGGCTTTAGTGTAGGAGTAGCAGCTAGTGTAAATGGTCACAAATCAAAATCAAACTCAAATGAAGTTATCTCTAATCCATCAAATTTAAGCGCAAATAACATCAAGATACAAACTCCAAATGATACAACTATCACTGGTTCAAATTTAAGTGCCAATAATCTAATAGATATAAACACAAACAACTTAAATATAAACTCTAGCAAAAACACCTATACATCAGAAAGTAAAGACAAAAGCATAGGTGGAACCATGAGATATACTATGTATGGTGGTGGCGGCGGAAGTGCTGGCCTAAACTACTCTACTAGTAGTAGTGACACAGAGAGCCTAAAAAACAACAACTCTCATCTTTACTCAGCTAAAGATATAAATATAAACACAGCCAATGACGCAACTATCAAGGGAGCAAATTTAAGAGCTGATGAGAGATTAAATTTAAAAGTAGGAAATAACCTAAGCTTAGAGAGCGTAAGAGACAAATACGCATATAACGAAAGAGGATATAGTGTAGGTGTCGGCATAGGATTTAGTAGTGATAAATCACCAAACTCAAGCTTTGCTAATCCATCTAGCACAAAAGCAACTAGCACCAATGCAAATTTCTCTAGATCAAGCTCAAATACAATAACCAAACAAACCGTACTCTCATCTATAACAGCAAATGAGCTAAACGTAGAGGTAGGTAAAAACACTCATCTAAAAGGATCACTACTAGCAGCAGGAGAGTATGATAAAGATAATACCTTTATAGATAACCACAACCTAAATTTAAAAACAAATACCCTAAGCTATGAGAACCTATCAAATACAAGCTATGCTAAAGGAACAGACTTTAGCATAGGAGCTAACTATATCCTAGAAGATAAAAACAATAAAGATAGCAGATCAAATAACAATCAAGAAGATAAATTTACAGGTCTTAAATCAATAGATCTATCTAACCATAGAAATTTAAGCTACAGCTTATCTAAAAACCTAGCAACTCTAGGTAGTGGCAACATAGAGATAGCTGATAAAGAGAACTCTGATGATCTAACAAGACTAAATAGAGATACTACTAAACTAACAAAAGATCTAGTAAATACTAGCATAAGCTCAAATGTGGATGGTAGTATGGATTTAAGGGTGCTAACAAAGAGTGGGCAAAAGGATATAGCTAAAGAGATAGTAGATGCTAACTATGGATTAAAAAAACTATCAGAGCAAATGCCAGACGAAAATAGCAAGAATAAAATAGTATCAATTATGGGAAAACTTCTTGTGTATGGAAGTATGGTTGCTTTGGATATAATACCAACCAGTTATAATAATGGAGGTTTATTTGGGCAGCTTGTTGGTTCTTTCGGTGGAAAAGAGATTGCAAGTGACCTTATTTCTGTTTTTAGTAAAAACTCAGAAAAATATGAACTATATAAAGATAAAATGGTTAAGCTTGAGGATAGTAAATACTTCAAGACCATTAGCCCAGAAAAGCGAGAGGAATTAAAAAAGCTTTCGTATTTTAAAGACCTTTATGTCTCTAAAGAACCTTTAGGAATAGATGTGGATACCATAACACATCAAAATTTTGGAAATGGTATCTTGAATACGCCAATGGAGGCTATTATGAACGGACTTGAGCAAACTGGTCAGATTAAAAAGGATGGTACAAGGCTTGCTGGAAATACCATTGAATTAACGATAAAATATAATCCAACGCGTGGATTTTTCTCTGATTTGCTTGAAGCAGCGCAGGATAAATTTAGTATAGGTACAAGTGACATGGCGAAGCAAGTTGGTAGTTTTATATCGGATGTAACAAAAGCTGCTGAAGAAAAAAGAAAAAAAGATAATAGAGTTTTTGCTGTAAATTTTGCAGCACATTCTCAGTTAAATACATTAGTCTATAATGGTGTTAAATGGGGCATAGACAATGAACTTTATAGGCATTTAGATGGAGTTAAAAGTTCAATGAAAAAAGGTAAAGGCAATCCATATACTGTTTCTTCTTTTGGATCTCCAGTAGATGTAGAAAAAATGAGAGATGTATTAGAAGCGGCTAAAATTGATATAGCGGGAACATTTTCCAACAAAGACGATTTTGTAGCAGAAGGTCTTGGTGGAAATAAAGATGTGAATAAAAAAGCAGATATGACAGATCGTATAAATGTGTTAAATATTCCTAAATTATTTATGGATGGCTCACCACACAGTTCTTATGTGTGTCAAGATTATGAAAAAGATGGTGCTATATGTGGTGTAAATTTCCAGTAG
- a CDS encoding DNA-deoxyinosine glycosylase produces MSQTHSFKPIFDKNSKILILGSFPSVISRKFGFYYTNPQNRFWRVLAGILNIAVPECIDEKIKFLLSHHIAIYDAAISCEIEGSSDAKMGKIVPVNLKPLFKEANITQVYANGGKAYEICKKYLEDEIIKATKNEVIKLPSTSPANAKFSLERLMCEWQVVADTLRDS; encoded by the coding sequence ATGAGCCAAACGCACTCTTTTAAGCCAATCTTTGATAAAAACTCTAAAATTTTGATCCTAGGCTCTTTCCCCTCTGTCATCTCTCGTAAATTTGGCTTTTACTATACAAATCCGCAAAACCGCTTTTGGCGGGTGTTGGCTGGGATCTTAAACATTGCCGTGCCAGAATGCATTGATGAAAAGATAAAATTTCTACTCTCTCATCACATCGCGATATATGATGCTGCGATATCATGCGAGATAGAGGGCTCAAGCGACGCAAAAATGGGTAAGATCGTGCCTGTAAATTTAAAGCCATTATTTAAAGAAGCAAATATCACGCAAGTCTATGCAAACGGCGGCAAGGCTTATGAAATTTGCAAAAAATACTTAGAAGATGAGATCATAAAAGCGACAAAAAATGAAGTGATAAAACTACCATCAACCAGCCCTGCAAATGCTAAATTTAGCCTTGAAAGGCTCATGTGCGAATGGCAAGTAGTAGCAGATACATTAAGAGACAGCTAA